A window of the Teredinibacter franksiae genome harbors these coding sequences:
- the rpoB gene encoding DNA-directed RNA polymerase subunit beta, which yields MAYSYTEKKRIRKDFGKLPDVMDVPYLLAIQLDSYRKFTQADKLDNARLDIGLQAAFKSVFPIVSYSGNAALEYVSYSLGKPVFDVSECVLRGATYAVPLRVKVRLIIYDRESSSKAIKDIKEQEVYMGEIPLMTDNGTFVINGTERVIVSQLHRSPGVFFEHDKGKTHSSGKLLYSARIIPYRGSWLDFEFDPKDLVYVRIDRRRKLPATILLRAMGYSAEEMLDMFFETSKFKLDTEGGVKLELVPSRLRGDVTTFEIKDDDGTVLIEDGRRITARHIRVLEKAGVTELNLPAEYLLGRTLAKNIIDTGTGEVLFECNTEITEEVIEGLQKADVGEFETLYTNELDCGSFVSDTLRADPTRTELEALVEIYRMMRPGEPPTKESAEALFQNLFFSSERYDLSAVGRMKFNRRLGHDSETGEGTLSREDIVDVLKTLIHIRNGQGSVDDIDHLGNRRVRSVGEMAENQFRVGLVRVERAVKERLSMAESEGLMPQDLINAKPVAAAVKEFFGSSQLSQFMDQNNPLSEVTHKRRVSALGPGGLTRERAGFEVRDVHPTHYGRVCPIETPEGPNIGLINSLATYARTNSYGFLESPHRKVVDGKLTDDIEYLSAINEAQYVIAQASAATNDADELTEELVSVRYQNEFTLKAASDVQYMDVSPRQVVSVAASLIPFLEHDDANRALMGSNMQRQAVPTLKADKPVVGTGMERNVARDSGVCVVAKRGGKIESVDAGRIVVRASHEETEAGDAGVDIYNLTKYTRSNQNTCINQRPIVSTGDAIARGDILADGPSVDLGELALGQNMRIAFMTWNGYNFEDSILVSERVVQEDRFTTIHIQELTCIARDTKLGSEEITADIPNVGEGALAKLDESGIVYVGAEVVAGDILVGKVTPKGETQLTPEEKLLRAIFGEKASDVKDTSQRVPSSVKGTVIDVQVFTRDGLEKDQRSLEIEKSQLDQVRKDLNEEYRIVEGATYARLRTALVGQKASGGMVVKRGADVTDEMLDELEKDDWFKVRMADDVLNEQLDAAEQQLAERRKDLDERFEDKKRKLETGDDLAPGVLKIVKVYLAIKRRIQPGDKMAGRHGNKGVISVIMPVEDMPYDENGDPIDIVLNPLGVPSRMNVGQILETHLGLASKGLGRKIGNMLEQQNAVVKLRDLLGKVYNDIGESYKKEALDTFTDAELLELAENLKGGVPMATRAFDGAAESEIKELLRLADMPDSGQMTLFDGRTGDAFLRPVTVGYMYMLKLNHLVDDKMHARSTGSYSLVTQQPLGGKAQFGGQRFGEMEVWALEAYGAAYTLQEMLTVKSDDVNGRTKMYKNIVDGDHRMEPGMPESFNVLVKEIRSLGINIELEQDS from the coding sequence ATGGCTTACTCATATACTGAGAAAAAACGTATCCGCAAGGATTTTGGCAAGCTGCCAGACGTGATGGACGTACCGTACCTACTGGCAATCCAGTTAGATTCCTATAGAAAATTTACCCAAGCTGACAAGCTTGATAATGCAAGGCTGGATATCGGCCTGCAAGCCGCCTTTAAATCGGTATTCCCTATCGTTAGCTATTCAGGGAATGCTGCGCTTGAGTATGTTAGTTACTCCTTGGGCAAGCCTGTATTTGACGTTAGCGAGTGCGTATTGCGTGGCGCTACCTATGCTGTGCCTTTGCGCGTGAAAGTCCGCTTGATTATTTATGATCGCGAATCGTCCAGTAAGGCAATCAAGGACATCAAAGAGCAAGAAGTTTATATGGGAGAGATCCCATTGATGACTGATAACGGTACTTTTGTTATTAACGGTACCGAGAGGGTTATCGTTTCCCAGTTACACCGTTCACCGGGCGTATTCTTTGAGCACGACAAAGGTAAGACTCACTCCTCCGGTAAGCTACTCTACTCTGCTCGGATTATTCCATATCGCGGTTCGTGGTTAGATTTCGAATTTGACCCGAAAGACTTGGTTTACGTTCGTATCGATCGTCGCCGTAAATTGCCTGCGACTATTCTGCTGCGTGCTATGGGCTACAGTGCAGAAGAAATGCTGGATATGTTTTTCGAAACGTCCAAGTTTAAGCTCGATACTGAAGGTGGCGTCAAGCTAGAGCTTGTGCCGTCTCGTTTGCGTGGTGACGTTACCACTTTCGAAATTAAAGATGACGATGGCACGGTTCTTATAGAAGACGGGCGTCGGATTACTGCCCGTCATATTCGGGTGCTGGAAAAAGCGGGCGTTACTGAGCTAAATCTTCCCGCCGAGTACTTGCTCGGTCGAACTTTGGCGAAAAACATTATCGACACCGGTACCGGTGAAGTACTGTTTGAATGCAACACCGAAATTACTGAAGAAGTAATTGAAGGTTTGCAGAAAGCCGATGTTGGCGAGTTCGAAACGCTATACACCAATGAGCTGGATTGCGGGTCGTTTGTTTCTGACACGTTGCGTGCAGATCCAACTCGTACAGAGCTAGAGGCGCTGGTAGAAATATACCGAATGATGCGTCCCGGTGAGCCGCCTACCAAAGAGTCGGCTGAAGCGCTTTTCCAGAATTTGTTTTTCAGTTCAGAGCGTTACGACTTGTCTGCAGTTGGCCGCATGAAATTCAATCGCCGCCTTGGGCACGACTCCGAGACCGGTGAGGGAACGTTGTCGCGTGAAGATATCGTTGATGTGCTTAAAACGCTTATCCATATCCGCAACGGCCAAGGATCTGTCGATGATATCGACCACTTGGGTAACCGGCGTGTGCGTTCTGTTGGTGAAATGGCCGAGAATCAGTTCCGTGTGGGGCTTGTTCGTGTTGAACGCGCTGTAAAAGAGCGTTTATCAATGGCTGAAAGTGAAGGTTTGATGCCGCAGGATCTGATTAACGCCAAGCCTGTAGCGGCTGCTGTTAAGGAGTTCTTCGGCTCTTCGCAGTTGTCGCAGTTTATGGATCAGAACAATCCACTTTCTGAAGTTACGCATAAGCGCCGTGTATCTGCGCTTGGCCCAGGGGGTTTAACCCGTGAGCGTGCAGGCTTTGAAGTGCGAGATGTTCATCCAACACACTATGGTCGCGTGTGCCCAATTGAGACACCTGAAGGACCAAACATTGGTTTGATTAACTCGTTGGCTACTTATGCTCGCACCAACAGTTACGGCTTTTTGGAAAGCCCACACCGCAAAGTTGTTGATGGCAAGCTTACCGACGATATTGAATACCTGTCCGCCATTAATGAAGCTCAGTATGTTATTGCGCAGGCATCTGCGGCAACAAATGACGCTGATGAGTTGACTGAAGAGCTTGTGTCCGTTCGATATCAGAATGAATTTACGCTCAAGGCAGCATCCGATGTGCAGTATATGGATGTCTCGCCACGTCAGGTTGTATCGGTGGCGGCATCTTTGATTCCGTTCCTTGAGCACGATGATGCGAACCGTGCATTGATGGGCTCGAACATGCAGCGCCAGGCTGTACCTACTCTGAAGGCCGACAAGCCTGTAGTTGGAACCGGTATGGAGCGCAACGTAGCGCGTGACTCTGGTGTGTGTGTTGTTGCTAAGCGTGGCGGAAAAATTGAGAGTGTTGATGCTGGCCGGATTGTTGTACGTGCTTCTCACGAAGAGACTGAAGCGGGTGATGCCGGTGTTGATATTTACAATTTGACTAAATACACCCGTTCTAACCAGAACACCTGTATTAATCAGCGTCCAATCGTGTCTACGGGGGATGCGATTGCGCGTGGCGACATTCTTGCTGATGGTCCTTCCGTGGATCTGGGTGAGTTGGCGCTTGGGCAGAATATGCGTATCGCCTTTATGACCTGGAACGGTTACAACTTCGAGGATTCCATTCTGGTTTCCGAGCGTGTTGTACAGGAAGATCGTTTCACCACTATCCACATTCAGGAGCTGACGTGTATTGCTCGTGACACGAAGTTGGGTAGCGAAGAAATTACTGCCGATATTCCCAATGTAGGTGAAGGCGCGCTCGCCAAGCTGGATGAGTCGGGCATTGTTTATGTTGGCGCTGAAGTTGTTGCGGGCGATATTCTGGTGGGCAAGGTTACCCCTAAGGGTGAAACCCAGCTGACTCCAGAAGAAAAGCTGCTGCGTGCGATCTTCGGTGAAAAAGCGTCCGATGTTAAGGATACCTCTCAGCGCGTACCTTCCTCCGTGAAGGGTACCGTTATTGATGTTCAGGTATTTACGCGTGATGGTTTGGAAAAAGACCAGCGCTCTCTTGAAATCGAAAAGTCTCAGCTCGATCAGGTTCGCAAGGATTTGAACGAAGAGTACCGCATCGTTGAGGGCGCCACATACGCGCGTTTGCGTACTGCGCTGGTTGGACAAAAGGCTTCAGGCGGCATGGTCGTTAAGAGAGGTGCTGATGTTACCGACGAAATGCTGGACGAGCTGGAAAAAGATGACTGGTTCAAGGTTCGTATGGCTGACGATGTGCTTAACGAACAGTTGGACGCAGCTGAGCAGCAATTAGCTGAGCGCCGGAAAGATCTGGACGAGCGCTTTGAAGATAAGAAGCGCAAGCTGGAAACCGGTGATGATCTGGCGCCTGGTGTACTGAAGATTGTTAAGGTTTATCTTGCTATCAAGCGTCGTATTCAGCCTGGTGACAAGATGGCTGGTCGTCACGGAAACAAAGGTGTTATCTCGGTGATCATGCCGGTAGAAGATATGCCTTATGATGAAAACGGCGATCCCATCGATATCGTTCTTAACCCGCTCGGCGTGCCTTCGCGAATGAATGTTGGTCAGATCTTGGAGACTCACCTAGGGTTGGCTTCCAAAGGTTTGGGTCGCAAGATCGGCAATATGCTGGAGCAGCAAAATGCTGTTGTTAAGTTGCGTGATTTGCTTGGCAAAGTTTATAACGATATTGGTGAGTCCTATAAAAAAGAAGCTCTGGATACTTTCACCGACGCTGAGCTACTTGAGTTGGCTGAGAACCTGAAGGGCGGTGTGCCTATGGCTACCCGTGCTTTTGATGGTGCAGCGGAAAGTGAAATCAAAGAGCTACTGCGATTAGCGGATATGCCTGACTCTGGCCAGATGACGTTGTTTGATGGTCGAACAGGTGATGCATTCTTGCGTCCGGTTACTGTGGGCTATATGTATATGCTCAAACTCAACCACTTGGTTGATGACAAGATGCATGCTCGTTCCACTGGTTCTTACAGTCTT